Proteins encoded by one window of Chloroflexota bacterium:
- a CDS encoding Yip1 family protein, with amino-acid sequence MQTIKRSSGLLWDALFLQKRAYATMRDDDNPFVDGLFILVMLGVAAALAGIIGTTLEWASSPDLGEIREIILPNLQAMPGWDMMAQEGGEEALAMFQQVWDMNWRIVEFFMPHPGTAAAGLILTPLGLIVGWLVIGVLAHLLARLFGGVASLSQTLGVTALAEAPQLLLLLTAIPFVTVAGITVWTLLCRYMGLRVAHELTWPRAMWAALLPPLIVGLLIAILFGTGVALFGATMAMSFTGGL; translated from the coding sequence GTGCAGACAATCAAACGAAGTTCCGGCCTGCTTTGGGACGCCCTGTTCCTGCAGAAGCGAGCCTATGCAACGATGAGAGACGACGACAACCCCTTTGTCGATGGCCTGTTCATCCTCGTGATGCTGGGCGTGGCCGCGGCTCTGGCTGGCATCATCGGCACGACACTGGAGTGGGCCAGTTCCCCGGACCTGGGTGAAATACGGGAGATCATCCTGCCAAACCTTCAAGCCATGCCCGGGTGGGATATGATGGCCCAGGAGGGCGGAGAAGAAGCCCTGGCCATGTTCCAGCAAGTCTGGGATATGAACTGGCGAATTGTGGAGTTCTTCATGCCACATCCAGGAACAGCCGCGGCGGGACTCATCCTGACCCCCCTTGGCCTGATCGTCGGTTGGCTGGTGATCGGCGTACTGGCACACCTTCTGGCCCGCCTCTTCGGCGGCGTCGCCAGCTTGAGCCAGACATTGGGGGTCACCGCCCTGGCAGAAGCTCCCCAACTTCTATTGCTCCTAACCGCCATCCCCTTCGTCACGGTAGCCGGAATCACGGTCTGGACCCTGCTTTGTCGCTACATGGGCCTGCGGGTAGCCCATGAGTTGACCTGGCCGCGGGCCATGTGGGCGGCGCTCCTGCCCCCTCTGATCGTCGGACTGCTGATCGCTATCCTGTTCGGCACGGGAGTCGCTCTCTTCGGCGCCACGATGGCTATGTCGTTTACAGGAGGGCTGTGA